TATTTTATAAAACAAAATACATCCGAAGCAACCGTCCTGTTGAAAAGAAATGGCTTTCAGCAAAATCAAATATCGCACTCGGGCTATTTGTTTTGATTTTCGGTGTCAATTCCCTTTTTATTTCACATGCAATCGGTACCTATATTGTTGCTGCAATCTTTATCATTTATGGCGCCACCTTCACATGGGTCGGCATCAAAAAGTATAAACACTATTTGCCATTTGCCATTGAAGAAGCAAAAGAGCTTAATGGATAAAGAAAACTCGCCCGACTGGCGAGCCCGTTAGGGCGAAGACAGGGGCGTAGTTCGCCGAAAAGCACAGCTTTTAGACTGCAAGGCTAATGCTCACGAAGCATTCCTTAGTGCACTTATACCTAATAGGAAAGTTATATTTCCTATCGGCAATATAAAAACTTAAGCCGCTTCTGCTATAGATGCGGCTTAAGTTTTATTTAGGTCCTGTCGATCAGCTGACACATCATCATCGCTTTTCCAACTAAAACACCTTCATTAAAAACCTCTACATCCACTTTCCCAAACTTCCGGCCTACATCCAGCACTTTCGGATAAATTTCAAGTTGACTCTCCATTTGCACCGGTTTGATAAAATAAATCGTCATATTTTCTACGACTAAGTCACCTTTTTTATAGCTTCGCAAAATTCGATTGGCAGCATCCGAAACAATGGTAGTAAATACTCCATAAGATATTGTTCCAAGATGGTTGGTCATTTGCGGCGTTACTTCTAATGTAAATACATCTTCACCTTTAGCCTTTCCTTGCACTAATACCATTTGATTTGTCACAATATCATCAATGGTTTCACCAACCTGTGGCTGCCTTTGATTCATTTGTAATGTTTTTAAAACATCCTGTCTGCTGATAATGCCTTCCAGCCGGTTTGAGTCATCTGATACAGGGAGAACTTCTATACCTTCCCATACCATCATATGGGCGGTTGAAGCAACACTTGTTTTCCCATTGACCGTCATCGGGTTTTTTGTCATTATTTTATCGATGGATGCTTCCAAAACCTGGCCTAAGATGTCTTTACTTGTGACCATCCCTTGGATTTTCATGTTTTGATCCACTACAGGATACCGGCTGTGTGTAGTCTGTTTGTTCAATTCATGCCATCGTGCAACTTTATCAGTGGTCATTAAATAATAAGTTTCAGAAAGCGGTGTTAAAATATCTTCTACTAAAATAATTTCTTTTTTAATCAGCTGGTCGTAAATCGCTCGATTAATCATTGTTGCCACGGTAAATGTATCATAAGTGGTGGAAATAATCGGCAATTCCAGCTGATCGGCAATCCTTTTTACATGCTCCTCCGTGTCGAAACCGCCGGTAATAAGAACTGCTGCTCCTGCTTTTAACGCCAATTCATGAGCTTGTGTCCGATTTCCAACTATAAGAAGGTTGCCGGCTTCTGTATAACGCATCATGGCCTCTAATTTCATTGCGCCAATGACAAATTTATTGAGGGTTTTATGCAATCCGGTTCTGCCGCCCAAAACCTGACCGTCCACGATATTTACAACTTCAGCAAATGTAAGCTTTTCGATATTTTCCTTTTTCTTTCGTTCAATACGAATCGTACCAACACGCTCAATTGTACTTACATAGCCTTTATTTTCGGCTTCCTTTATGGCACGGTAGGCGGTACCTTCACTAACATTCATTGCCTTCGCAATTTGTCTGACTGATATTTTTTCCCCGATTGGAAGCTCATCAATATATTGTAAAATTTGTTCATGTTTTGTAGCCAAGACCTTCACCCTTTTCCAATCCTTCCAGTCAATTAACCAGAATAGTTACATACATTATAAGGTTTAGAAAGCCTTGATTCAATGCGGTTTCTCACAATTTGCTGTATGAATGTTTTTATTGACTTTGCTTCAATCAACAATGATACAAATCATACATTAAAAATCGGAATCAATTTAGCGTCTGATATCCTAATAATAAGATCTGGATTTTTTATTGATACTCTGCGACTTCGACTTTCTAACTTGT
Above is a genomic segment from Neobacillus endophyticus containing:
- a CDS encoding YtpI family protein; amino-acid sequence: MAVLAVLIVLSFAFYLFYKTKYIRSNRPVEKKWLSAKSNIALGLFVLIFGVNSLFISHAIGTYIVAAIFIIYGATFTWVGIKKYKHYLPFAIEEAKELNG
- a CDS encoding CBS domain-containing protein is translated as MATKHEQILQYIDELPIGEKISVRQIAKAMNVSEGTAYRAIKEAENKGYVSTIERVGTIRIERKKKENIEKLTFAEVVNIVDGQVLGGRTGLHKTLNKFVIGAMKLEAMMRYTEAGNLLIVGNRTQAHELALKAGAAVLITGGFDTEEHVKRIADQLELPIISTTYDTFTVATMINRAIYDQLIKKEIILVEDILTPLSETYYLMTTDKVARWHELNKQTTHSRYPVVDQNMKIQGMVTSKDILGQVLEASIDKIMTKNPMTVNGKTSVASTAHMMVWEGIEVLPVSDDSNRLEGIISRQDVLKTLQMNQRQPQVGETIDDIVTNQMVLVQGKAKGEDVFTLEVTPQMTNHLGTISYGVFTTIVSDAANRILRSYKKGDLVVENMTIYFIKPVQMESQLEIYPKVLDVGRKFGKVDVEVFNEGVLVGKAMMMCQLIDRT